TCGCAATGAGATGAATCTTTGAATCCTAACCAATACAGGTAATCTAGCGAGCAGTGACTTTTTAGGATGCCAAtaattccttaaaatattCTTCCACAATTCCAGAGACAGAATTCGGATAACGATCGATAATCCTACTTCCTGTTCCTGTTAAACGTTTGAAACCCTGTAACCCTAAACCCCGATAAAAGTTAGTCGGGTCCGGTTCGAGTCGAACGGGGTTATTTACTAAGCTCGGGTAAAAATAAATCCGAAAGTTCGGGTAGCCTGCTCAGCTCATCTCTATAATTCGATTGTTTTTTCGGGTACGTTGACAATAACAACCCTTTCTTTCACTGCAAATTTGGTTGGTTTCTAAGGAGCGGCTTCAAGTTTTCTTAAAGTTTTAATCTGCAATTCTGATAATGTCGAGTAATAATAAAACTTTGCATTCAAATCGTCCCATTAAGAAATGTTTAGGTACAAATGAGTATACAAAGTTACGGCTGACTAAGCTTATACATAATATAAGAGAGTTGAATGCGAGCTTCGTTATACGTTATACACATCAATCGATTTAATACAACAACGCAGaattaatatcaaatttattcGCAAATATTTAAGCTCTGTAAAagctttgtttttttttgttgtttgaaattgtttttttaaacaattccTGCGAGCGTGAATTTCAATGCGAAAATAACAATAATCAACTAGaatattttgcataaattccGCTTTTGGCGTCATATGAAAAAATATGAGCAGATTAATATCATTTTGCTGGGAGCAATTAGTTTAAACACATAAAtattaaacaattttgtatACAACGGAAgtctaaataaatttgaaatgaattgatGAAGAGTGAATACATTTGCCAAATTGATCCTACCATTTAACGTTTTGAATTTactatacaaataaattacaatatATTCGAATAGTGCACGCCACAATGAATACATTGGTAACAAATCATAATGAATGGGGGATTACGAACCCAATgtgttcacaaaattgattgcgACTTCCATATTTCCATTGATAGATACTACTCACATGTAGTGCAATAGACGAATGCTAATTCACGGAAATCAAAACACATGCAAGAACACAAATTGTCTAATTTCTCCAAAATATCATGGGCCTGGGGTGCTTTAGGGTTTTTTCGAAGGTATCTCTGGACATTTTAACGCTGCACTTGTATGTGATACTTTCTAgtagatatttacaataccgatcggcaaaagtttatggaaattggaggACGACTCATCAGTTAGAGCCCTTGATGTGAACCATAGGTACAGGGTGCCAAGCAGTATTTCCATATAGGTCagccaaatttgaacagactgtttttgctttattaaataggtattgaccgtataCCAATCAGGAAAGAAAGGTTATCAAATTCGGTTCACTGGAGCGTGAGCTAGAtcccttggagtgagctcatatccggctactcgaCCGTACGGTGAAGGTGgcgttttttgccaatatcTCCAATAAACTTTggccgaatttcatgattttttttgtttgaaaggtgtccggtctcctaacaaagtggctgccggcggccatattggatttcagtaaaagtgaaatatcttgggaaaaatggttcTTAGacagtttctgttaacagagaagttatgtgtgtggggtgtttcaggcatccCATATATGGACGTGgtgatacaaaaaatttcaaatttgggttCCTAAAATTGAgtcgttaatttttgttttatttgagaggtaggTCGTATATGCTTTCGTAATTCACACcataagtgtgcctaaaatttgaatttcatgtaaacgattcgatgaaaaagtgaaccgaaaagtaaatttcaacgcttccttgtatgaaaatgacgctacatTAGAAAGTATTaggcactttccattttgaatttcgaccgcacttacggtttcaattgcgctatgtgcaatttttaagataaatatgaatattttcattaaaattgcacATGCCGCACTTGGTGGGCTGGGCTAGGTGAGCAATAATGGCAAGTACGCAATAGAATAGTGgaagcattttggtaacaaaCGCATATGGGTAATAGATGTATTTGGGTTGCGAACGCACAAGATTTACGTTTAGGTTTACGAGTCGTACgaggctcagtcgcagcaaacgctccaaCTGTTCTGACGGCCTGTTTTGTATTAGTGGACTTGCTAACTCCGAGGCTAACTCACGTGTTAGCATGATTATTTTTAATGCTCAACCAAAACCTAATTTAACGTTCTTTAATGACCATACTTTTTCGAATGTGTTTACTTAAATAAGCACATTCCCATTGTTCAGTAAGTAGAGTCCGTAATGTATCgattttatatggcatttttTCGAAGAGCATCTTAccaattaattatttctaTATTCTTCAAAAAGAACCTTACCACTTAAATGTCAGTTTTTGGTCCACAcattttaaaatcgatttttaaccatgaagccatgatggtaGAAGACAGATGATCTACATTTTGCTCcatttagcaaaaaatgtgCCATCAcggttaaaaatcgattttaagaatgtgTGGACCAAAAACTGACATTTAGTACTAGGGTTCTCAAGAGTAAACGCTACGACTGTTCTGACGCCacgttttcttttaaatttattgaaaatttggtcTCTCTGCCGCACAATTTGTTTCAAGTGTTTAGTAATAATTTTAAGAATGCGTGCAAAGAAatctttatttaattttacaatgaaCGTGTATGTAATATATGAGACGTGTGTTTCGTTTGATCAACAATTTATTACTGAGCTTAAAGTTAACAATACGTTACCGAACAGTGTTGTCCGATATCCTACAATACTCCctccttttaaaaaaaaattgagtgcctgggaaaatattaaagagaaaatagaaaagtttTCTAGAAAACtgcgaaaattcaattcaaaaataaaaaaataaaataaaactttagtCGCAATAATCAACAAATTCGAGCTATTCCCAGCACTCTTCACGAAATCAATCTAAATTCAAAACAGAAATGCAAGAGAAATTATCGCTGTATGATGCACGAATATGTTTTGCCCGATCTCGTCGTGATCCCTTGTTGCATCGTCGGTTGAATCGTCGGTTGAGTCACATTGTTCTCCACGGATGATTGTGCTGTCGACAACTTTCGCCCTTGGATCTGATCACAATGCTTTTTTACCTGTTTTCCTCCAGGAATTTCGCAGAGATACATGTTGATCCCAAGTCTCTTTTTTATGGTTGCCTGTCGCCACATTGATTTGTTTTTGCGAAACAATTTGATCATGACTTCGTCCCCTATGTCGAAATGCTTCTGTACGGGATTTTGGCTAGTTGCATCGTCCTTGATGCGTTGAACGATTTTGGCTTTGACTTTCTCCAACATTGCCGGTCTCAAACGATCAAAATGTGTTAACATTTCCCGACCAAACAGTAATTTGTGCGGTGTCTCTTGCGTGGATGAATGGGTTGAACTTCGGTAGAAAAATAAATAGCGGTCGATGATGGTGTTTAACGGTGTCTTGGCATTTTTCGGATCATCGCAAGCTTTATTGATACCAGATTTGAACGACTTCACGGCATTTTCCGCTGCCCCATTTGAGTGTGGTTCGTACGCCGCCGTTGTCATGTATTTAATTCCATTTCGATCGCAAAAATCCGTAAACTCTGCCGCTACAAACTGTTTTCCATTGTCGGTTACAATAAGCGATGCCAAACCAAAACGAGCGAAATAGTTTTGGAACTTTTCGATTGTAACCCTCGCTTCCAATGATGCCATATGATATACTTCTGGCCATTTCGAGTAACTGTCGGTGAtaaccaaaaacattttgtttctgattgGTCCCAAGAAATCGGCATGAACTCGCTCCAATGGCTTCGTACTGGTCATCCACGGTGAATCCGGTACCTTTGGTGGATTTTGAGCATTAGTTAAACACTGAGTACACTTACGTGACAACTCTTCTATGTCCCGATCGATACTTGGCCACCAAAAATACGATCTGGCTCTTGCTTTCATCTTAACGATACCGGCATGTGACGAATGCAGGTCTGATAAAATCCTCTTTCTCAATGACGACGGAATTACCACCCGGTAACCCCACATTAACATGTCGTCTTCCAAAGTGAGTTCCTCCTTTTTcatagcaaaatatttgaactcTTCGCCGATTTTGTTTGGCCATCCTTTCTGAAGAAATTCTTTGACCTTGATCATGACAGCATCTTTAGCCGCCTCTGCTTTCACCACATTGCTGTCGATTAACTTTTCTCCCGTTCGTGTTAGAAATTTACGAAACAAACGTCTGGATCGTCTTCCTCGTCTGGATCGTCGATTGGAAATCGTGACAGGAAATCAGCAATTGCGTTGTCTTTCCCTTTGATGTGCTCGATGTCGAACGTGAAGTTTGCCAAATACAACGCCCATCTTTGTAAACGTCCAGCTGCTAACGGTGGAATGCCCTTTTTCGCTCCAAAAATTGATAGCAAAGGCTTATGATCCGTCTTCAACGAAAATCTTCTTCCTATCAGGTAATGTGCGAATCTTTTTACTCCAAAATAGATTGCCAAGGCTTCACGGTCCGgagtcgaataatttttctccGCCTTTCTTAACGTTCGCGAAGCAAAAGCAATTGGACGTTCAGTACCGTCCTccaaaacatgaaaaatcgCTGCCCCGATGCCATAGACTGAAGCGTCGCATTGCAATCTAACTGGTAACTTAGGATCGTAAtggattaaaattttatctgaTGCAATTACCGTCTTGACCAACTCGAAAGATTCGTCACATTCCCTCGTCCACTCGAATTTGTTCtctttttttagcaaattgtAAATCGGTCCCAACACTTGCGCCATGTTCGGGAAAAATCTCGAGTAGAATCCCACCAAACCAACAAACGATTTGATTGCCGTAATGTCTCGTGGCCTTGGTGCTTTGAGAATTGCCTCGATCTTCTGCGGATCTTTGTGAAGACCGTTCTTGTCGATGATGTATCCCAGGTACTTAACTTGCTCTTTGAAAAATTCACACTTGCTCGGTCGTAATGTGAATCCAGCCTCCTTTAATCGTTTGAACACTTCACTTAAATTGTCCAAATGTTCCTGCTTGTTTCGTCCTGTGACCAAAATATCGTCTATCAAATTGATTGCTCCTTTACATCCTTGTaaagttttcgaaatgatcGATTGGAAAATCGAGCTTGCTGGGCTGATACCAAACGGCATTCGTGTTGGAACAAAAATTCCT
This genomic stretch from Bradysia coprophila strain Holo2 chromosome II, BU_Bcop_v1, whole genome shotgun sequence harbors:
- the LOC119081178 gene encoding uncharacterized protein K02A2.6-like, producing MPGGSTGGTSGTGTGQADTAVPLPATFDESDNWLVYNDKLDQFFIAYGITDDSRKRAILLTSLSEDVYSTLSDLCFPELPGSKTYKDIAGLMKKRFSPIVSIYRERLRFYEAKQKPNEKIVEFCSRLKKLTKYCSFGDYLTQVLRDKFVCGLSKGPVFDKVCEQNATESFETLVEVALKKELAVKERTTDDSLEVCKVEQHRNGAKPNASKVFNNNTSNQSTKRNCYACGGSNHLFNACKFKSYKCKNCKVTGHLAKVCKQKSDGQKSSKPQQPKPSNNYINLDDDSDFERLTIKQMNLKVHNVSCESEEEADEKFYTQLSIRKKLHQFEVDTGSPISACSVTFYKQNFSDIPLQQFKKSLESYNKTPLKNLGYFEVDVVFKSIVHKLRLIVIVNGGEPLIGRDFLRKIKKHKGVSLNNLECSDPVIKRLIDENKELFRDELGVYKHGKVRLELEANTVPIFRKARPVPIAFQDEYKRQISDKIERGILKRVDYSDWGTPLVSAPKPNGGLRICGDYSITVNPHIKSVVYSLPLIDDLFASLNGGQTFSKIDLTDAYYQLELDEDSQKMLAWSTQEGIFVPTRMPFGISPASSIFQSIISKTLQGCKGAINLIDDILVTGRNKQEHLDNLSEVFKRLKEAGFTLRPSKCEFFKEQVKYLGYIIDKNGLHKDPQKIEAILKAPRPRDITAIKSFVGLVGFYSRFFPNMAQVLGPIYNLLKKENKFEWTRECDESFELVKTTDHKPLLSIFGAKKGIPPLAAGRLQRWALYLANFTFDIEHIKGKDNAIADFLSRFPIDDPDEEDDPDKGWPNKIGEEFKYFAMKKEELTLEDDMLMWGYRVVIPSSLRKRILSDLHSSHAGIVKMKARARSYFWWPSIDRDIEELSRKCTQCLTNAQNPPKVPDSPWMTSTKPLERVHADFLGPIRNKMFLVITDSYSKWPEVYHMASLEARVTIEKFQNYFARFGLASLIVTDNGKQFVAAEFTDFCDRNGIKYMTTAAYEPHSNGAAENAVKSFKSGINKACDDPKNAKTPLNTIIDRYLFFYRSSTHSSTQETPHKLLFGREMLTHFDRLRPAMLEKVKAKIVQRIKDDATSQNPVQKHFDIGDEVMIKLFRKNKSMWRQATIKKRLGINMYLCEIPGGKQVKKHCDQIQGRKLSTAQSSVENNVTQPTIQPTMQQGITTRSGKTYSCIIQR